A genome region from Vulpes lagopus strain Blue_001 chromosome 7, ASM1834538v1, whole genome shotgun sequence includes the following:
- the ADAMTSL5 gene encoding ADAMTS-like protein 5 isoform X1, with protein sequence MRKLRPGDKNKGPETLDYCPKSHSQLGRSWGADPGPLAPPLQRPLQNLLLLWTLLNCGLGGSAQGPGEWTPWGSWSRCSSSCGRGLSVRSRHCIWFPGEESCWGDTHEYRLCRLPDCPLGAIPFRDLQCALYNGHPVLGTQKTYQWVPFYGAPNQCDLNCLAEGHAFYHSFGRVLDGTPCSPGAQGLCVAGRCLSAGCDGLLGSDAHEDHCGRCGGANESCLLVQRVFRDSGAFAGYWNVTLIPEGARHIRVTHRSRNHLALLGGDGRYLLNGNWAVSPPGTYEAAGTRVVYTRAAGPEEKLQAAGPTSEDLLLQVLLQEPNPGIEFEFWLPRERYGPFQAQAQAQALGWSLRQQQPRQVEAQPPELPAAPATTVPRIPTPTPDACEPCPDTRGRAHRLLHYCGSDFVFRARVLSRLHQAQETRYEVRVQLIYKNRSPLRALEYVWAPGRCPCPRLDLRREYLLAAQRLISPDGTQDRLLLPHAGYARIWSPAEDSRVRLASRRCPV encoded by the exons atgaggaaactgaggccggg AGACAAGAACAAAGGTCCAGAGACGTTAGATTactgccccaaatcacacagccagTTGGGACGGAGCTGGGGCGCAGATCCTGGCCCGCTGGCGCCCCCACTGCAGCGCCCCCTCCAGAACCTCCTTCTGCTCTGGACTCTCCTGAACTGCGGTCTAGGGGGCAGTGCTCAG GGTCCCGGTGAGTGGACCCCCTGGGGTTCCTGGAGTCGCTGTTCCAGCTCTTGTGGGCGGGGCCTCTCTGTGCGCAGCCGGCACTGCATCTG GTTTCCTGGGGAGGAGTCCTGCTGGGGAGACACCCACGAGTACCGCCTCTGCCGTCTGCCG GACTGTCCCCTAGGGGCCATTCCCTTCAGAGACCTCCAATGTGCCCTCTACAATGGCCACCCTGTCCTGGGCACCCAGAAGACTTACCAGTGGGTGCCCTTCTACGGTG CGCCCAACCAGTGCGACCTCAACTGCCTGGCCGAGGGGCACGCCTTCTACCACAGCTTCGGCCGCGTGCTGGACGGCACCCCCTGCAGCCCGGGCGCCCAGGGGCTCTGCGTGGCCGGCCGCTGCCTC AGCGCCGGCTGTGACGGTTTGCTGGGCTCGGACGCCCACGAAGACCACTGCGGCCGCTGCGGCGGCGCCAACGAGTCCTGTCTGTTGGTGCAGCGCGTGTTCCGAGACTCGG GTGCCTTCGCTGGGTACTGGAACGTGACCCTGATCCCCGAGGGCGCCAGACACATCCGCGTCACCCACCGGAGCCGCAACCACCTGG CGCTGCTAGGGGGCGACGGGCGCTACCTGCTCAACGGGAACTGGGCTGTCAGCCCGCCCGGGACCTACGAGGCGGCGGGCACCCGTGTGGTCTACACCCGCGCTGCAGGGCCAGAGGAGAAGCTGCAGGCGGCTGGGCCCACCTCCGAAGACCTGCTCCTGCAG GTCCTCCTGCAGGAGCCCAACCCCGGCATCGAGTTCGAGTTCTGGCTCCCTCGGGAGCGCTACGGCCCCTtccaggcgcaggcgcaggcgcaggcccTGGGCTGGTCCCTGCGGCAGCAGCAGCCGCGGCAGGTGGAAGCGCAGCCCCCTGAACTGCCCGCAGCCCCAGCGACCACTGTCCCACGGATCCCGACCCCCACCCCAG ACGCCTGCGAACCCTGCCCGGACACTCGAGGTCGTGCGCACCGGCTGCTCCATTATTGCGGCAGTGACTTTG TGTTCAGAGCCCGAGTGCTGAGCCGCCTCCACCAGGCCCAGGAGACGCGCTATGAGGTTCGGGTGCAGCTCATCTATAAGAACCGCTCGCCACTGCGGGCCCTCGAGTACGTGTGGGCCCCGGGTCGCTGCCCCTGCCCACGGCTGGACCTCCGCCGCGAGTACCTGCTGGCCGCCCAGCGCCTCATCAGCCCTGACGGCACTCAGGACCGGCTACTGCTGCCCCACGCTGGCTATGCCCGGATCTGGAGCCCCGCCGAGGACAGCCGTGTGCGCCTGGCCTCCCGGCGCTGCCCTGTCTGA
- the ADAMTSL5 gene encoding ADAMTS-like protein 5 isoform X2, with translation MRKLRPGDKNKGPETLDYCPKSHSQLGRSWGADPGPLAPPLQRPLQNLLLLWTLLNCGLGGSAQGPGEWTPWGSWSRCSSSCGRGLSVRSRHCIWFPGEESCWGDTHEYRLCRLPDCPLGAIPFRDLQCALYNGHPVLGTQKTYQWVPFYGAPNQCDLNCLAEGHAFYHSFGRVLDGTPCSPGAQGLCVAGRCLSAGCDGLLGSDAHEDHCGRCGGANESCLLVQRVFRDSGAFAGYWNVTLIPEGARHIRVTHRSRNHLALLGGDGRYLLNGNWAVSPPGTYEAAGTRVVYTRAAGPEEKLQAAGPTSEDLLLQEPNPGIEFEFWLPRERYGPFQAQAQAQALGWSLRQQQPRQVEAQPPELPAAPATTVPRIPTPTPDACEPCPDTRGRAHRLLHYCGSDFVFRARVLSRLHQAQETRYEVRVQLIYKNRSPLRALEYVWAPGRCPCPRLDLRREYLLAAQRLISPDGTQDRLLLPHAGYARIWSPAEDSRVRLASRRCPV, from the exons atgaggaaactgaggccggg AGACAAGAACAAAGGTCCAGAGACGTTAGATTactgccccaaatcacacagccagTTGGGACGGAGCTGGGGCGCAGATCCTGGCCCGCTGGCGCCCCCACTGCAGCGCCCCCTCCAGAACCTCCTTCTGCTCTGGACTCTCCTGAACTGCGGTCTAGGGGGCAGTGCTCAG GGTCCCGGTGAGTGGACCCCCTGGGGTTCCTGGAGTCGCTGTTCCAGCTCTTGTGGGCGGGGCCTCTCTGTGCGCAGCCGGCACTGCATCTG GTTTCCTGGGGAGGAGTCCTGCTGGGGAGACACCCACGAGTACCGCCTCTGCCGTCTGCCG GACTGTCCCCTAGGGGCCATTCCCTTCAGAGACCTCCAATGTGCCCTCTACAATGGCCACCCTGTCCTGGGCACCCAGAAGACTTACCAGTGGGTGCCCTTCTACGGTG CGCCCAACCAGTGCGACCTCAACTGCCTGGCCGAGGGGCACGCCTTCTACCACAGCTTCGGCCGCGTGCTGGACGGCACCCCCTGCAGCCCGGGCGCCCAGGGGCTCTGCGTGGCCGGCCGCTGCCTC AGCGCCGGCTGTGACGGTTTGCTGGGCTCGGACGCCCACGAAGACCACTGCGGCCGCTGCGGCGGCGCCAACGAGTCCTGTCTGTTGGTGCAGCGCGTGTTCCGAGACTCGG GTGCCTTCGCTGGGTACTGGAACGTGACCCTGATCCCCGAGGGCGCCAGACACATCCGCGTCACCCACCGGAGCCGCAACCACCTGG CGCTGCTAGGGGGCGACGGGCGCTACCTGCTCAACGGGAACTGGGCTGTCAGCCCGCCCGGGACCTACGAGGCGGCGGGCACCCGTGTGGTCTACACCCGCGCTGCAGGGCCAGAGGAGAAGCTGCAGGCGGCTGGGCCCACCTCCGAAGACCTGCTCCTGCAG GAGCCCAACCCCGGCATCGAGTTCGAGTTCTGGCTCCCTCGGGAGCGCTACGGCCCCTtccaggcgcaggcgcaggcgcaggcccTGGGCTGGTCCCTGCGGCAGCAGCAGCCGCGGCAGGTGGAAGCGCAGCCCCCTGAACTGCCCGCAGCCCCAGCGACCACTGTCCCACGGATCCCGACCCCCACCCCAG ACGCCTGCGAACCCTGCCCGGACACTCGAGGTCGTGCGCACCGGCTGCTCCATTATTGCGGCAGTGACTTTG TGTTCAGAGCCCGAGTGCTGAGCCGCCTCCACCAGGCCCAGGAGACGCGCTATGAGGTTCGGGTGCAGCTCATCTATAAGAACCGCTCGCCACTGCGGGCCCTCGAGTACGTGTGGGCCCCGGGTCGCTGCCCCTGCCCACGGCTGGACCTCCGCCGCGAGTACCTGCTGGCCGCCCAGCGCCTCATCAGCCCTGACGGCACTCAGGACCGGCTACTGCTGCCCCACGCTGGCTATGCCCGGATCTGGAGCCCCGCCGAGGACAGCCGTGTGCGCCTGGCCTCCCGGCGCTGCCCTGTCTGA